From a region of the Pseudodesulfovibrio senegalensis genome:
- a CDS encoding CHAT domain-containing protein — protein MDGEAMMRRAGIFMLAALLLVSLALPAGARVKPRALNVDRPEQFTFEARSVLYADVSPDGRLMACTRESDGFTGLWLRSADPATAMIPRRLTPDAGNHYAPRFSRDGRFVAFVGTLHDAKGDIYVLDLKGDMQSRRLTGRDTADGGPCFSPDGKTIYYHRTVPGKRLPELTALDIDFGHSRSLNVDSDGAFPAISPDGTRIAFVARTHDPAGDILVLDRATGTVTALTSGPDRDLYPRWSADGRYVYFTRGEDTPRIMRIDAGEHDTGKSLGPWPVTSGAQAAYQPVVAAGRLYYLSESDGVGNVWTLPQDGPVPGLGSAEAQLALARDIAISPDRDTGLTVLGYSRVLERFGNDAARCTEAAYRMGRVLEGMKDGARRAEQAYARASVGPDSLYSGLAEVAAGAMRARASLSRTDSRPSAKSLARQARTLVDIGDRHADPRIRARARIEAVRLYVAFGTMPRDLTAALILTDDAIRMADAKSARSEQAEALVLKGDVYARSGAGRSVVPLYERVVREYPGQEQWTQAAAMRLLDRAVAGMDSLDQRMGALLSVASGNEAGLPVLAALAWNRMGDEYHRAGEDQQAANAYSTTLAKFSDTGAPVVAARMALAEILYDQERFQRALDLYETEMAERPAEDRIYRLARAAYLQRSAAAGQHLLRLGEVSAARSVFAELVRYAPDNVPAHRGVVQCAAAMGILEESIDKYSDQLEADPENDVLLYSLGLALTYRDSRADLERARDLIAHAVRNQGQVSYYHQTLGYVHEVLETVHGVPEGLEKALLEYRTARFLNDARLDAQNAADLDLNVGNACFLLGQYERAFRNYQRRLASGRSFGNTDQEIVFYQRLGRAAFQAGEPQATVDAFNLAIQLVDEHADPRLASRRFGVLGKYVLDSVLRPLMGDDAPEQARNVALVLAREQAELNNRAFALGRVAVPMPPSGEWLQYRAGMVALIADQQRLNRRIVDRGLAAPESVEAQTMQRMAESVREALDTPGRYGEMQAELQDRLGLALQENGQHAEARLAFLQAFDRNEALGRTFNLAVNLRSAAYNAWLLAGDAHGLERKRLLQQAHNEFGRVVALVKEHGVPERGTAHDNGGALISVNLRIALDETTATHAMDGFSPEQEIRLARTFMTRIATELGRITEARRALEAQLPETVVPAKTPAGQRFGTGLALHRAAHLARAVQDPLAAFERFAQSADMGIAMGTATSAALNVMNMAQCLRDAEPSAGQDRLASMRTRFVALVRRVTRLVDRLSDGMAAPGIIAPEFHNAVAVAFNDLAQAREAGAVRSYWLSLAMGHANGAVEYFEENPPDSRQQSALLCAALLNRARLGDQLGLPGKQDRERVLTLCDDAFLPDFRWRALAASGRLPEALDVLRSLPLPSMHAGQGEIIAALASLVRQQVDAGNVEQAFDLAEELSELERVNRTACLGVSLPQGRDADLLARIAPRLLRIRELRQRLDSEQEALSESQRDRVRSRLEQEQEILVSELGPDRERLPGLARLASGEDEREWLLTIMGMAVRLERAADEHAAYGTGRTLEKRQAAVDAYSRTVARAAGSLPFAQPPGVLGFIVPLPAMAFDVMENLGPGRNLMRAFPAGDGGWIVFSVRQDALSATLSATLPESADMLAVEFPSRVPADFNGTLVLSGTHFVRSAYGLKPFKRRLLALDVDLDPVPQFFATESMGHNATVEQTEELAGCAQTLVLGNPVHAGSSVPVRRNRRAMPGVLVHVGGTDIPMAQLAGRASNVSLAMIADSGLSVAGTRAWSGRNDVYEAGCVASLFGLPSMTFMARQDMPGFLQRYARMSPQQAMASQRGSAGREGTAGLLLGHPGLAPDQALELAREQFGLLAGRASRAYQAGQYEAALAAFEDCITIALESGDSQHAAYLPQLYAFARTSAYEAGQLSVAVRHGQALVELLQQEAPDSAEHARAVLQLGLVHARAEQFALAMPLLERAVGMFAALDMGPEQVRAMDELGTVLENAVRYQGALRSFADAATVSDELMADELLARQYMNMGRVRDLRLSQYALAKQDYAKALEIHELMGDAGGMAQARLDMGRCDRLMGDFAGADELLQQAMDSVRGDGEDAERMRMRVLMEQANNAWYRARYQQAFDMQRRVLEYARTDDWPLMRVIARNTAGMIWWTLGDHERALRELERAEQGAHGLAVRKDILGSVLNNKGLVLRDMGRLDASMAALEKALETDRALESRWAEAYDLRNMGQTLLRMGDVSRAVDMLVRSLDMARSIGNRINVAKILVALGQAHAARPGSKSGTAKARQCFAEALDLSRGMRLREYEWRALHGLARLDEQRGGREAARQRLETAVNVIEDMRAEIRMERLRDGFALGKAEVYGDLVRILADMGREADAFYVAERSRARNLIDLLGNRNRNLRGGADSDAYNALKNLKARIVEQERLATQAVTDDERRVYSRALGELQDRYTDLLLKVQADNPELADMVSVHPMTLEQVQQAMEPDTAMLVYYTTRDELFCWVVSPREARLVRKPVNMAELGEDILQYRRMLQNLEPAAIHSRRLYDALLAPVLDTALKPEPDGSTRVRALGIVPHGPLHYLSFATLGDEKAYLVERAPLFYLPSASVMRYTFARRDNSVADRVLAVGNPDFGDPSLALPFAGHEVRAIAWNHPGMTLLSGSEATRKRVVRDLGRYGIIHLATHGEFDAANPLFSAIRLAPDSEQDNGQLSADEVFELDINADLVVLSACQTGLGKVGAGDDVVGMNRSFLYAGTHALASSLWRVSDVSTAILMKQFYREYPNRNKAESLQRAMLHVFRQYAHPGYWGAFVLVGDYQ, from the coding sequence ATGGACGGTGAAGCAATGATGCGGCGTGCCGGAATATTCATGCTGGCAGCATTGCTGCTTGTGAGCCTTGCCTTGCCCGCGGGTGCCCGTGTGAAGCCCCGTGCATTGAACGTCGATCGCCCGGAACAGTTTACTTTCGAGGCCCGGTCCGTGCTGTATGCGGACGTATCCCCGGACGGACGGCTCATGGCCTGCACGCGTGAAAGCGATGGTTTCACCGGGCTTTGGCTGCGCTCTGCAGACCCGGCCACGGCCATGATTCCCCGGCGGCTGACTCCGGACGCGGGTAACCATTATGCACCGCGTTTTTCCCGCGATGGCCGGTTCGTTGCCTTTGTGGGTACCCTGCATGACGCCAAGGGCGATATTTATGTGCTTGATTTGAAAGGTGATATGCAGTCACGCAGGCTCACGGGCCGGGACACGGCAGACGGCGGACCGTGTTTTTCCCCGGACGGCAAGACCATCTACTACCATCGCACGGTCCCGGGCAAACGTCTGCCTGAACTGACAGCGCTGGATATTGATTTCGGACACAGCCGTTCCCTGAACGTTGATTCGGATGGAGCGTTTCCTGCGATTTCCCCGGACGGAACCCGCATTGCCTTTGTTGCGCGCACGCATGACCCGGCCGGGGATATTCTTGTGCTGGATCGTGCTACCGGAACGGTTACGGCATTGACTTCCGGGCCGGACAGGGATTTGTACCCCCGATGGAGCGCGGACGGAAGGTATGTCTATTTTACGCGTGGTGAGGATACGCCCCGGATCATGCGCATTGACGCGGGCGAACACGATACTGGAAAATCGCTCGGCCCATGGCCGGTGACTTCGGGAGCGCAAGCCGCGTATCAGCCCGTCGTCGCTGCCGGCCGTCTGTACTATCTTTCCGAAAGCGACGGTGTTGGCAATGTCTGGACCCTGCCGCAGGACGGGCCTGTCCCCGGGCTTGGGTCGGCCGAGGCCCAGCTGGCGTTGGCCCGCGATATAGCAATCAGTCCGGACCGGGACACCGGGTTGACCGTGCTCGGTTATTCCCGCGTCTTGGAACGTTTCGGCAATGATGCGGCGCGCTGTACCGAGGCTGCCTACCGCATGGGACGCGTGCTGGAAGGCATGAAGGACGGCGCACGCAGGGCGGAGCAGGCCTATGCGCGGGCCAGCGTGGGGCCGGATTCCCTGTATTCCGGGCTTGCGGAAGTGGCTGCCGGGGCCATGCGTGCGCGTGCGTCCCTGTCGCGGACGGACAGCCGTCCCTCGGCCAAATCTCTGGCTCGGCAGGCCCGGACGCTGGTCGATATCGGGGACAGGCATGCCGATCCCCGGATTCGGGCGCGCGCTCGGATCGAGGCTGTCCGCCTGTATGTTGCCTTTGGAACCATGCCGCGCGACCTCACGGCGGCGCTGATTCTGACGGACGACGCCATCCGTATGGCGGATGCGAAAAGTGCCCGTTCGGAGCAGGCCGAGGCCCTTGTGCTCAAGGGCGACGTGTATGCCCGGTCCGGTGCGGGGCGGTCGGTGGTGCCGTTGTATGAGCGCGTTGTGCGGGAGTATCCCGGTCAGGAGCAATGGACACAGGCCGCTGCCATGCGCCTGCTGGACCGCGCCGTGGCGGGCATGGATTCGCTGGATCAGCGCATGGGCGCGTTACTTTCCGTGGCTTCGGGCAATGAAGCAGGGTTGCCCGTGCTGGCGGCTCTGGCGTGGAACCGCATGGGTGACGAGTACCACCGCGCAGGCGAAGATCAACAGGCGGCCAACGCCTACTCCACGACCCTCGCAAAATTTTCGGATACCGGCGCGCCTGTTGTGGCCGCGCGCATGGCGCTCGCGGAAATCCTGTATGATCAGGAACGGTTTCAGCGCGCGCTGGATCTTTATGAAACGGAAATGGCCGAACGGCCTGCCGAAGATCGCATCTATCGGCTGGCGCGGGCCGCCTATCTGCAGCGTTCGGCCGCTGCCGGACAGCACCTGCTGCGTCTTGGCGAGGTGTCGGCAGCCCGCAGCGTGTTTGCGGAACTGGTGCGTTATGCCCCGGACAACGTGCCCGCGCATCGCGGTGTGGTGCAGTGCGCTGCGGCCATGGGTATATTGGAAGAATCAATAGATAAGTATTCCGATCAATTAGAAGCTGACCCGGAGAATGACGTCCTGTTGTATTCCTTGGGTTTGGCCCTGACCTACCGTGATTCCAGGGCAGATCTTGAGCGGGCGCGTGATCTCATTGCCCATGCTGTGCGTAATCAGGGACAGGTTTCCTATTATCACCAGACGCTGGGCTATGTGCACGAGGTGTTGGAAACCGTACATGGCGTCCCCGAAGGGTTGGAAAAGGCCCTGCTGGAATACCGCACAGCCCGATTTCTCAACGATGCCCGACTCGATGCCCAGAACGCCGCGGACCTCGACCTGAACGTGGGCAACGCCTGTTTCCTGCTGGGTCAATATGAACGGGCTTTTCGCAACTACCAACGGCGGCTGGCGTCCGGCCGCTCTTTCGGCAACACGGATCAGGAAATCGTTTTTTACCAGCGCCTTGGGCGTGCGGCGTTTCAGGCCGGGGAGCCGCAGGCCACGGTGGACGCATTCAATCTCGCCATCCAACTGGTGGACGAACACGCCGACCCCCGACTGGCTTCGCGTCGTTTTGGCGTGTTGGGCAAGTATGTTCTGGACTCGGTGCTGCGTCCGCTCATGGGGGATGACGCGCCCGAACAGGCCCGCAACGTTGCCCTTGTGTTGGCGCGCGAGCAGGCCGAATTGAATAATCGGGCCTTTGCCCTTGGCCGGGTGGCCGTGCCCATGCCGCCTTCCGGGGAATGGCTGCAATATCGTGCAGGCATGGTCGCATTGATTGCGGATCAGCAACGGTTGAACCGGCGAATTGTGGATAGGGGGCTTGCGGCCCCGGAAAGTGTTGAGGCGCAGACCATGCAGCGCATGGCCGAGTCCGTGCGGGAGGCTCTGGACACGCCCGGGCGCTACGGTGAAATGCAGGCCGAGTTGCAGGACCGGCTCGGGCTTGCCCTGCAGGAAAACGGCCAACATGCCGAGGCCAGGCTGGCTTTTTTGCAGGCATTTGATCGTAACGAAGCGCTGGGCCGGACTTTCAATCTGGCCGTGAATCTGCGTTCTGCTGCCTATAACGCGTGGCTGCTGGCCGGGGACGCCCACGGCCTTGAGCGCAAACGGCTGTTGCAACAGGCGCATAACGAATTCGGCAGGGTCGTGGCTTTGGTCAAGGAACACGGGGTCCCGGAACGGGGCACTGCGCACGACAATGGTGGGGCGCTGATCTCCGTGAACCTGCGCATTGCCTTGGACGAGACCACGGCCACGCATGCCATGGACGGCTTTTCGCCGGAACAGGAAATCCGGCTGGCCCGGACGTTTATGACCCGCATTGCTACGGAATTGGGGCGCATTACCGAGGCCCGGAGAGCGCTCGAGGCGCAGTTGCCTGAAACCGTGGTCCCGGCCAAAACACCGGCAGGCCAGCGATTCGGCACCGGCCTTGCCCTGCATCGGGCCGCGCATCTGGCCCGTGCCGTGCAGGACCCGCTGGCCGCTTTTGAGCGGTTTGCCCAGTCCGCGGACATGGGCATTGCCATGGGCACGGCCACCAGCGCCGCGCTGAATGTCATGAACATGGCCCAGTGCCTGCGAGATGCCGAGCCCTCGGCAGGTCAGGACCGTCTGGCTTCCATGCGCACTCGTTTTGTTGCTTTGGTGCGCCGGGTCACGCGGCTTGTGGATCGATTGTCGGACGGCATGGCTGCGCCGGGAATCATCGCGCCTGAATTTCACAATGCCGTTGCCGTGGCTTTTAACGATCTTGCGCAGGCGCGCGAGGCCGGAGCCGTGCGGTCATATTGGCTGTCCCTGGCCATGGGTCATGCCAATGGGGCCGTGGAATACTTCGAAGAAAATCCGCCCGATTCCCGGCAGCAGAGCGCGCTTCTGTGTGCGGCACTGCTCAACAGGGCGCGGCTGGGCGACCAGCTGGGCCTGCCTGGAAAACAGGACCGTGAGCGCGTGCTCACCCTTTGTGACGATGCGTTTTTACCCGATTTCCGATGGCGTGCGCTGGCCGCGTCCGGGCGGCTGCCCGAGGCTCTGGACGTATTGCGTTCATTGCCCCTGCCGTCCATGCACGCGGGGCAAGGCGAGATCATCGCCGCTCTTGCTTCCTTGGTGCGTCAACAGGTTGATGCCGGAAACGTGGAGCAGGCATTTGATCTGGCCGAGGAATTGTCCGAACTGGAGCGGGTCAACCGTACTGCCTGTCTGGGCGTGAGCCTGCCGCAGGGACGGGATGCGGACCTGCTGGCGCGCATTGCGCCTCGGTTGTTGCGTATCCGCGAGTTGCGGCAACGCCTTGATTCAGAACAGGAAGCGTTGTCCGAATCGCAACGGGACAGGGTGCGTTCCCGGTTGGAACAGGAACAGGAGATTCTGGTTTCCGAACTCGGACCGGACCGCGAACGCTTGCCCGGCCTTGCCCGGTTGGCGTCCGGCGAGGACGAGCGGGAGTGGTTGCTTACCATCATGGGTATGGCCGTGCGCCTGGAACGTGCCGCGGACGAACACGCCGCCTATGGCACCGGCCGCACGCTGGAAAAACGGCAAGCCGCGGTGGACGCGTATTCCCGCACGGTGGCACGCGCTGCGGGTTCCCTGCCGTTTGCACAGCCGCCCGGGGTGTTGGGTTTCATCGTACCGCTTCCGGCCATGGCCTTCGACGTCATGGAGAATCTCGGGCCCGGCCGGAACCTCATGCGTGCTTTCCCTGCCGGGGACGGCGGCTGGATCGTTTTTTCCGTGCGGCAGGACGCCCTGTCTGCAACGCTGTCGGCCACACTGCCGGAATCCGCAGACATGTTGGCCGTGGAGTTTCCTTCCCGTGTTCCTGCCGATTTCAATGGAACGCTGGTGCTGAGCGGCACACATTTCGTTCGGAGCGCATACGGGCTCAAGCCGTTCAAGCGGCGGCTTTTGGCGCTTGATGTCGACCTCGACCCTGTGCCGCAGTTTTTTGCAACTGAATCCATGGGGCATAATGCCACGGTGGAACAGACCGAGGAGTTGGCGGGCTGCGCCCAGACGTTGGTTCTTGGCAACCCGGTCCATGCCGGAAGTTCTGTCCCGGTCCGCAGGAACAGGCGCGCCATGCCCGGTGTTCTGGTGCATGTGGGCGGAACGGATATTCCGATGGCCCAACTGGCAGGCAGGGCAAGCAATGTGTCGCTGGCCATGATCGCCGATTCAGGGCTTTCCGTGGCCGGAACCAGGGCATGGTCGGGCAGGAACGACGTATACGAGGCCGGTTGCGTGGCTTCGCTGTTCGGTTTGCCCTCCATGACCTTCATGGCACGGCAGGATATGCCCGGATTTTTGCAACGGTATGCCCGCATGTCGCCGCAACAGGCCATGGCCTCACAGCGCGGGAGCGCAGGGCGCGAAGGGACTGCGGGACTGTTGCTGGGGCATCCGGGACTTGCGCCCGATCAGGCCCTTGAATTGGCCCGCGAACAGTTCGGCTTGCTGGCCGGGCGTGCCTCCCGTGCCTATCAGGCCGGGCAGTATGAAGCCGCCTTGGCCGCGTTCGAGGATTGCATCACCATAGCGCTGGAAAGCGGCGACAGCCAGCATGCGGCCTATCTGCCGCAGTTGTATGCCTTTGCACGCACCAGTGCCTATGAAGCCGGGCAACTGTCCGTTGCCGTGCGCCATGGACAGGCGTTGGTGGAATTGCTGCAACAGGAGGCCCCGGATTCTGCGGAGCATGCACGCGCCGTGCTGCAACTGGGGCTGGTGCATGCACGCGCCGAGCAGTTTGCATTGGCCATGCCGTTGCTGGAGCGGGCCGTGGGCATGTTCGCAGCGCTGGACATGGGGCCGGAACAGGTCCGGGCCATGGATGAATTGGGTACGGTGCTGGAAAACGCGGTGCGTTATCAGGGAGCCTTGCGCAGCTTTGCCGATGCAGCCACGGTTTCGGATGAACTCATGGCCGATGAACTGCTGGCGCGCCAATACATGAACATGGGCCGGGTGCGCGACCTGCGCCTGAGCCAGTATGCCCTTGCCAAGCAGGACTATGCCAAGGCTTTGGAGATTCATGAATTGATGGGCGATGCGGGCGGTATGGCCCAGGCCCGCCTGGACATGGGCCGCTGCGACCGGCTCATGGGTGATTTTGCCGGGGCCGATGAGCTTTTGCAACAGGCCATGGACTCGGTGCGGGGCGACGGGGAAGATGCCGAGCGCATGCGCATGCGCGTTCTCATGGAGCAGGCCAACAATGCCTGGTACCGCGCCCGGTATCAACAGGCCTTCGACATGCAGCGCCGGGTGCTGGAGTATGCGCGTACGGACGATTGGCCGCTCATGCGCGTCATTGCCCGCAACACCGCCGGCATGATCTGGTGGACGCTGGGTGACCATGAACGGGCGTTGCGGGAATTGGAGCGTGCGGAACAGGGCGCCCACGGCCTTGCGGTGCGCAAGGATATTCTCGGGTCCGTGCTCAACAACAAGGGGCTCGTGTTGCGCGACATGGGCCGTCTTGACGCGTCCATGGCTGCGCTTGAAAAGGCGCTTGAAACCGACCGTGCGCTCGAATCGCGCTGGGCCGAGGCCTACGACCTGCGCAACATGGGCCAGACCCTGCTGCGCATGGGCGATGTCTCCCGCGCCGTGGACATGCTCGTCCGATCGTTGGACATGGCCCGGTCCATCGGCAACCGCATCAACGTGGCCAAGATATTGGTAGCCCTCGGGCAGGCCCATGCGGCCCGGCCCGGTTCGAAAAGCGGCACAGCAAAGGCGCGCCAATGCTTTGCCGAGGCCCTTGACCTTTCCCGGGGCATGCGTTTGCGCGAGTATGAATGGCGCGCCCTGCACGGTCTAGCCCGATTGGACGAACAAAGGGGCGGCCGGGAAGCGGCGCGCCAGCGGTTGGAAACCGCCGTGAACGTCATTGAGGACATGCGGGCTGAAATCCGCATGGAGCGGCTCAGGGACGGCTTTGCCCTTGGCAAGGCCGAGGTCTATGGTGATCTGGTCAGGATACTGGCGGACATGGGGCGCGAAGCTGATGCCTTTTACGTTGCCGAGCGTTCGCGGGCGCGCAACCTCATCGACCTGCTCGGTAACCGCAACCGCAATTTGCGCGGCGGCGCGGACAGTGACGCATACAATGCGCTGAAGAATCTCAAGGCCCGCATTGTCGAGCAGGAACGTTTGGCAACGCAGGCGGTCACGGACGATGAGCGGCGGGTCTATTCCCGTGCTCTGGGCGAACTGCAGGACCGCTATACCGACCTGTTGCTGAAAGTTCAGGCCGACAATCCAGAATTGGCGGACATGGTCAGCGTGCACCCCATGACATTGGAGCAGGTGCAACAGGCCATGGAGCCGGATACTGCCATGCTGGTCTATTACACCACGCGCGACGAGTTGTTCTGTTGGGTAGTCTCACCACGGGAAGCCAGGCTGGTGCGCAAGCCCGTGAACATGGCCGAACTGGGTGAGGATATACTGCAGTACCGGCGCATGCTGCAGAATCTCGAACCCGCGGCCATTCATTCCCGTCGGCTGTACGATGCGTTGCTCGCCCCGGTGTTGGACACAGCCCTGAAACCGGAACCGGACGGCTCCACCCGGGTGCGCGCACTGGGCATCGTGCCCCATGGGCCGTTGCATTATCTTTCCTTTGCCACGCTCGGGGATGAAAAAGCCTATCTTGTGGAACGAGCGCCCCTGTTTTACCTGCCCAGCGCAAGCGTCATGCGCTACACGTTTGCACGGCGCGACAATTCCGTTGCGGATCGGGTGCTGGCCGTGGGCAATCCAGACTTTGGCGATCCGTCGCTGGCGTTGCCGTTTGCCGGGCATGAGGTCCGGGCCATTGCCTGGAACCATCCGGGCATGACTCTGCTCAGCGGGAGCGAGGCCACCAGAAAACGGGTGGTGCGGGACTTGGGCAGATACGGCATCATCCATTTGGCGACCCACGGGGAGTTCGATGCCGCCAATCCGTTGTTTTCGGCCATACGGCTTGCCCCGGACAGCGAACAGGACAACGGCCAACTTTCTGCGGATGAAGTGTTCGAACTGGACATCAACGCCGATCTGGTGGTTCTTTCTGCCTGTCAGACCGGTTTGGGCAAGGTTGGTGCCGGCGACGACGTGGTGGGCATGAACCGCTCGTTTCTGTACGCGGGCACCCATGCCCTGGCCTCCAGCCTGTGGCGGGTCAGCGATGTGAGCACCGCCATTCTCATGAAGCAGTTTTATCGGGAATATCCGAATCGCAACAAGGCCGAAAGCCTGCAACGGGCCATGCTGCACGTGTTTCGCCAATATGCGCATCCCGGCTACTGGGGGGCGTTCGTGCTGGTGGGAGATTATCAGTAG